The Chordicoccus furentiruminis DNA window GCGCTGGCTCTGCTTCCAGATGGAATTGATATCAGCTATGTTCCTCATGTTCAACTCAAGGAAATGTCAGGAGATGCAAAAGCGATTATTCTGACAGGAGAATTCACCCCCTATACTAATGTTATTCTGAGATCCGGATGCGCGTATTGATTACAGAGGAATAAAAAAACAGCAGATAATCGATCTTGGATAACTGAACTGAAAAGCCAATCATACGAAGGAGGTGACATTTGAACTATGAGTGATCAGTATCTGATTGCGTATGATATTGGAACGTCAGGAACCAAGGCATCATTATACAGTGCGGATGGACGTATGCTCCATCGGTGTACGGTTGGATACGAAATCAGCTACAGGTCAGGAGGAAGAGTAGAGCAGTATCCTGACGATTGGTGGAATGCAGTTGTGACTGCGACCAGGAAACTGACTGAAAACGCTGATGGGCGAGCAGTAGCAGCTGTTTCCTTTTCCGGACAGATGATGGGCTGCCTTCTGATAGATCGGGATGGGAAGCCACTTGGCAATTCCATTATATGGGCAGATACCAGAGCGCAGGATGAAGCAGAAATTCTTTCTAAGCGCGTTGGCGAAGAAAGAGGCTATCAAATCCTTGGACATCGGATCAGTTGCAGTTACAGCATTGAAAAACTGATGTGGCTCAAAAAAAATGAGCCGGAGCGCTATGAACAAGGCTTCAAAATGATTCAAGCCAAGGATTACATCATTTTGAAGATGACAGGCAGAGTGGTTAGTGATTATTCGGATGGATCCGGTACGAACGGGATGGACCTTCTCAATAATTGCTGGTCACGGGAAGTTCTAGATGCCGCAGGACTTGATATGGATAAGATGCCGGAGCTGGTGCAGTCTGCCGAGGTTGTCGGGCATCTGACCAAAGAGTCTGCATCGCTGCTTCATCTATCAGAGGATGTTAAAGTAGTGGCTGGAGGCGGAGATGGACCATGTGCGACACTCGGCTCTGGATGCGTCAGAAATGGTCAGTATTATCTGACATTTGGCACTTCTGCATGGGTTTCTGGAACGTCTGCCAAACCAAGGGCGGATGAAAAACATATATTGTTTACTTTTTCACATGTTATTCCCGGGATGTATTCACCGACTGGGACGATGCAGGCGGCGGGCAGCTCCTATGCATACATGAAAAAAACTTTTTGCCAGGAGGAAATCCAACGCGCAGAGCAGGAAAAGCGAAATGTCTATGATATACTCGACGAAATGATTGAGAAGGTTCCTGCTGGATCAGATCATCTCCTTTATCTGCCCTATTTGAATGGAGAAAGAGCTCCTCGCTGGAATCCGAACGCTTCGGGTGCTTTTCTTGGGATGACAATGGAACATACCAAAGCACATTATCTCCGAGCAGCGCTTGAAGGCGTAGCGATGAATCTGGACTTGATACTGAAAGCCCATAGAGAGCATGAAGAGATAAATCGGCTGATCCTGACCGGCGGAGGCGCAAAAGGCGATATTGTAGCCAGAATACTTGCGGACGTCACTGGATGTGAGATGGTACGGCCAGATCATGTGGAAGATGCAACATCTATGGCGGCGGCTGTCCTGGCAGGCTTCGGTGCGGGAATTTACCGGAATTTTGACGCGATTAATTTGTATCTTAAATTCGGACAGCCGATCAGGCCGGACGAACAGAACCATAAGATTTATCAGAAACTGGAAAAAGTATTCGACGATGTCTATTACGCTCTGGAGCCATATTTTAAGGAGATACAGGGTAATAAGGCGACAAGATAAGGAGTATAGTAAGATGGAGATTACGAGGAAAAATGTAGCGGGCATCATTGACCACACATTGCTGAAGCCGGAAGCCAGCGAGACGCAGATTGCGAAGCTGTGCAGCGAGGCGATGGAGTACCATTTCGCTTCGGTATGTGTCAATCCGGGATATGTGAAGCAGTGCGCGGAGACGCTGAAGGACAGCTCTGTCAATGTCTGCACGGTGATCGGATTCCCTCTCGGCGCGACGACGACGGAATCGAAAGCGTTCGAGGCGAAAAACGCAGTTGAGAACGGCGCGGATGAAGTGGACATGGTCGTCAATGTCGGAAAGATCAAGTCCGGAGACTGGGATTTCGTGAAGAAAGACATCGAAGCGGTTGTGCAGGCGGCGGGCGGTCATCTCGTCAAGGTGATCATCGAAACCTGTCTGCTGACGGATGATGAAAAGGTGAAGGTCTGCCTTACCGCGAAGGAGGCCGGAGCGGATTTTGTGAAGACGTCGACCGGTTTTTCGACCGGCGGCGCGAAGCCGGAAGATGTCGCGCTGATGCGCAGGACGGTCGGACCGGATATGGGTGTAAAAGCTTCCGGTGGGATTCATACTGCCGAGGAAGCGATTGCCTGCATCAAAGCGGGCGCGAACCGGCTTGGCTGCAGCGCGGGCGTGCAGATCATAAGCGGAATACCGGAGTGAACTTCCGTCCCTAACCGATGTAGCCGAGAGAATGACCGAACTTCTGTCGAATGTATCAGAAACGCAGGTCGAAGATTTTTGTCATACGCTGCGGCTCGCAGGCCGAATTTTTACTGGAGGGGCCGGTCGCAGCGGTCTGGTCTCGAAATCCTTTGCAATGCGGCTGATTTATGAAGCGGGATTTACAGATCGGCTTAGTCAGGACTGATCGCGAGAGCGATGAGTCGGATTCTGAATGAGGAAGATTGACAGTCTGCGCGAGAAATAAAACGGAGGCGGGTACGATGAAGCTGAAGTATGGAATATATTATGCTTATTGGGAGAAGGAATGGGACGCGGATTAC harbors:
- a CDS encoding xylulokinase, producing the protein MSDQYLIAYDIGTSGTKASLYSADGRMLHRCTVGYEISYRSGGRVEQYPDDWWNAVVTATRKLTENADGRAVAAVSFSGQMMGCLLIDRDGKPLGNSIIWADTRAQDEAEILSKRVGEERGYQILGHRISCSYSIEKLMWLKKNEPERYEQGFKMIQAKDYIILKMTGRVVSDYSDGSGTNGMDLLNNCWSREVLDAAGLDMDKMPELVQSAEVVGHLTKESASLLHLSEDVKVVAGGGDGPCATLGSGCVRNGQYYLTFGTSAWVSGTSAKPRADEKHILFTFSHVIPGMYSPTGTMQAAGSSYAYMKKTFCQEEIQRAEQEKRNVYDILDEMIEKVPAGSDHLLYLPYLNGERAPRWNPNASGAFLGMTMEHTKAHYLRAALEGVAMNLDLILKAHREHEEINRLILTGGGAKGDIVARILADVTGCEMVRPDHVEDATSMAAAVLAGFGAGIYRNFDAINLYLKFGQPIRPDEQNHKIYQKLEKVFDDVYYALEPYFKEIQGNKATR
- the deoC gene encoding deoxyribose-phosphate aldolase — translated: MEITRKNVAGIIDHTLLKPEASETQIAKLCSEAMEYHFASVCVNPGYVKQCAETLKDSSVNVCTVIGFPLGATTTESKAFEAKNAVENGADEVDMVVNVGKIKSGDWDFVKKDIEAVVQAAGGHLVKVIIETCLLTDDEKVKVCLTAKEAGADFVKTSTGFSTGGAKPEDVALMRRTVGPDMGVKASGGIHTAEEAIACIKAGANRLGCSAGVQIISGIPE
- a CDS encoding phosphoheptose isomerase family protein, which produces MTELLSNVSETQVEDFCHTLRLAGRIFTGGAGRSGLVSKSFAMRLIYEAGFTDRLSQD